Proteins encoded in a region of the Populus nigra chromosome 3, ddPopNigr1.1, whole genome shotgun sequence genome:
- the LOC133688836 gene encoding casein kinase 1-like protein HD16 isoform X1 — protein MDEYDSGGGRSADKGTGAEDEGSTAPLPEKVQVGGSPTYKIDRKLGKGGFGQVYVGRRIGPTNFSNERTGPGALEVALKFEHRSSKGCNYGPPYEWQVYNALGGSHGVPRAHYKGRQGDYYVMVMDMLGPSLWDVWNNNSHTMSIDMVACIAIEAISILEKMHSRGYVHGDVKPENFLLGPRGTPEEKKLFLVDLGLATRWRDSSNGLHVEYDQRPDVFRGTVRYASVHAHLGRTGSRRDDLESLAYTLIFLLRGRLPWQGYQGENKGFLVCKKKMATSPEALCCFCPQPFRQFVEHVVNLKFDEEPNYAKYISLFDGIVGPNPDIRPINTDGAQKLIYQVGNKRGRLTMEEEEDEQPKKKVRMGMPATQWISVYNARRPMKQRYHYNVADVRLSQHIEKGNEDGLFISSVASCSNLWALIMDAGTNFSAQVYELSPYFLHKEWIMEQWEKNYYISAIAGANNGSSLVVMSKGTQYLQQSYKVSDSFPFKWINKKWREGFYVTAMATAGSRWAIVMSRGTGFSDQVVELDFLYPSEGIHRRWDGGYRITSTAATLDQAAFVLSVPRRKPVDETQETLRTSAFPSTHVKEKWATNLYIASVCYGRTVS, from the exons ATGGACGAGTATGATAGCGGCGGCGGACGGAGCGCCGACAAGGGAACGGGAGCGGAAGATGAAGGAAGCACTGCTCCTCTTCCCGAGAAG GTCCAAGTTGGTGGTTCTCCAACGTACAAAATAGATAGAAAACTGGGCAAAGGAGGTTTTGGACAGGTTTATGTTGGTCGAAGAATTGGTCCcactaatttttcaaatgaaagaACTGGTCCTGGAGCTTTAGAG GTAGCATTAAAATTTGAGCATAGAAGCAGCAAAGGATGTAATTATGGACCACCTTATGAGTGGCAAGTTTACAA TGCACTTGGGGGCAGTCATGGTGTGCCACGAGCTCATTACAAAGGAAGGCAGGGTGACTACTATGTTATG GTTATGGATATGCTTGGACCTAGTCTATGGGATGTTTGGAATAACAACTCACACAC gaTGTCCATTGATATGGTTGCTTGCATTGCCATTGAAGCCATCTCTATACTCGAAAAGATGCATTCTAGAGG ATATGTCCATGGGGATGTGAAACCTGAAAACTTTTTACTTGGTCCACGAGGAACTCCTGAAGAAAAAAAGCTGTTTCTTGTTGACCTTGGATTAG CAACCCGGTGGAGAGATAGTTCAAATGGTCTTCATGTTGAATATGATCAACGCCCAGATGTTTTTAG GGGAACTGTGCGATATGCCAGTGTTCATGCTCATCTTGGTAGAACTGGTAGCAGGAGAGATGATTTAGAATCTCTTGCCTACACTCTCATCTTTCTTCTCCGCGGTCGACTGCCTTGGCAAGGATACCAG GGGGAAAATAAAGGGTTCCTTGTTTGCAAGAAGAAGATGGCGACTTCTCCAGAAGCTTTGTGTTGCTTCTGCCCTCAGCCTTTTAGACAGTTTGTTGAGCATGTTGTAAATCTGAAGTTTGATGAAGAGCCAAATTATGCAAAATATATCTCCCTTTTTGATGGAATTGTGGGTCCAAATCCAGACATAAGACCTATTAACACTGATGGTGCTCAGAAG CTTATATATCAGGTTGGGAATAAGAGAGGGCGGCTGAcaatggaggaagaagaagatgaacaaccAAAGAAAAAGGTCAGGATGGGGATGCCTGCAACACAGTGGATTAGTGTTTATAATGCTCGTCGGCCTATGAAACAAAG ATATCACTATAACGTGGCTGATGTGAGGCTCTCCCAACACATAGAGAAGGGTAATGAAGATGGATTATTTATCAGCAGCGTGGCTTCTTGCTCAAACCTATGGGCCTTAATTATGGACGCTGGCACTAATTTCAGTGCTCAAGTTTATGAGCTGTCTCCTTATTTTCTCCACAAG gaatggATAATGGAACAGTGGGAGAAGAATTATTACATTAGTGCAATTGCAGGAGCTAATAATGGGAGTTCATTAGTTGTGATGTCTAAGG GTACTCAGTATTTACAGCAGTCTTATAAAGTAAGCGATTCTTTTCCCTTCAAGTGGATCAATAAGAAATGGAGAGAGGGTTTTTATGTCACAGCTATGGCCACTGCTGGAAGTAGATGGGCGATAGTCATGTCCCGCGGCACAGGATTTTCAGACCAG GTTGTGGAGCTGGATTTTCTATATCCCAGTGAAGGCATTCATCGTAGGTGGGATGGTGGTTACCGCATCACTTCAACTGCAGCAACGTTGGACCAAGCTGCTTTTGTTCTCAGTGTGCCAAGAAGAAAACCAGTAGATGAAACTCAAGAAACACTTCGAACTTCTGCTTTTCCCAGTACACACGTCAAG gaGAAATGGGCAACAAATCTTTATATTGCATCTGTTTGTTATGGTCGAACTGTCTCATGA
- the LOC133688836 gene encoding casein kinase 1-like protein HD16 isoform X2: MDMLGPSLWDVWNNNSHTMSIDMVACIAIEAISILEKMHSRGYVHGDVKPENFLLGPRGTPEEKKLFLVDLGLATRWRDSSNGLHVEYDQRPDVFRGTVRYASVHAHLGRTGSRRDDLESLAYTLIFLLRGRLPWQGYQGENKGFLVCKKKMATSPEALCCFCPQPFRQFVEHVVNLKFDEEPNYAKYISLFDGIVGPNPDIRPINTDGAQKLIYQVGNKRGRLTMEEEEDEQPKKKVRMGMPATQWISVYNARRPMKQRYHYNVADVRLSQHIEKGNEDGLFISSVASCSNLWALIMDAGTNFSAQVYELSPYFLHKEWIMEQWEKNYYISAIAGANNGSSLVVMSKGTQYLQQSYKVSDSFPFKWINKKWREGFYVTAMATAGSRWAIVMSRGTGFSDQVVELDFLYPSEGIHRRWDGGYRITSTAATLDQAAFVLSVPRRKPVDETQETLRTSAFPSTHVKEKWATNLYIASVCYGRTVS, from the exons ATGGATATGCTTGGACCTAGTCTATGGGATGTTTGGAATAACAACTCACACAC gaTGTCCATTGATATGGTTGCTTGCATTGCCATTGAAGCCATCTCTATACTCGAAAAGATGCATTCTAGAGG ATATGTCCATGGGGATGTGAAACCTGAAAACTTTTTACTTGGTCCACGAGGAACTCCTGAAGAAAAAAAGCTGTTTCTTGTTGACCTTGGATTAG CAACCCGGTGGAGAGATAGTTCAAATGGTCTTCATGTTGAATATGATCAACGCCCAGATGTTTTTAG GGGAACTGTGCGATATGCCAGTGTTCATGCTCATCTTGGTAGAACTGGTAGCAGGAGAGATGATTTAGAATCTCTTGCCTACACTCTCATCTTTCTTCTCCGCGGTCGACTGCCTTGGCAAGGATACCAG GGGGAAAATAAAGGGTTCCTTGTTTGCAAGAAGAAGATGGCGACTTCTCCAGAAGCTTTGTGTTGCTTCTGCCCTCAGCCTTTTAGACAGTTTGTTGAGCATGTTGTAAATCTGAAGTTTGATGAAGAGCCAAATTATGCAAAATATATCTCCCTTTTTGATGGAATTGTGGGTCCAAATCCAGACATAAGACCTATTAACACTGATGGTGCTCAGAAG CTTATATATCAGGTTGGGAATAAGAGAGGGCGGCTGAcaatggaggaagaagaagatgaacaaccAAAGAAAAAGGTCAGGATGGGGATGCCTGCAACACAGTGGATTAGTGTTTATAATGCTCGTCGGCCTATGAAACAAAG ATATCACTATAACGTGGCTGATGTGAGGCTCTCCCAACACATAGAGAAGGGTAATGAAGATGGATTATTTATCAGCAGCGTGGCTTCTTGCTCAAACCTATGGGCCTTAATTATGGACGCTGGCACTAATTTCAGTGCTCAAGTTTATGAGCTGTCTCCTTATTTTCTCCACAAG gaatggATAATGGAACAGTGGGAGAAGAATTATTACATTAGTGCAATTGCAGGAGCTAATAATGGGAGTTCATTAGTTGTGATGTCTAAGG GTACTCAGTATTTACAGCAGTCTTATAAAGTAAGCGATTCTTTTCCCTTCAAGTGGATCAATAAGAAATGGAGAGAGGGTTTTTATGTCACAGCTATGGCCACTGCTGGAAGTAGATGGGCGATAGTCATGTCCCGCGGCACAGGATTTTCAGACCAG GTTGTGGAGCTGGATTTTCTATATCCCAGTGAAGGCATTCATCGTAGGTGGGATGGTGGTTACCGCATCACTTCAACTGCAGCAACGTTGGACCAAGCTGCTTTTGTTCTCAGTGTGCCAAGAAGAAAACCAGTAGATGAAACTCAAGAAACACTTCGAACTTCTGCTTTTCCCAGTACACACGTCAAG gaGAAATGGGCAACAAATCTTTATATTGCATCTGTTTGTTATGGTCGAACTGTCTCATGA
- the LOC133688020 gene encoding NADP-dependent malic enzyme isoform X1 yields MISRQTFLRAVVLGCGGERKVWALLERRTMMNGVEKTNGEDLATEEQLITPWTVSVASGYTLLRDPRHNKGLAFTENERDAHYLRGLLPPALMTQELQEKKLMHNLRQYEVPLQRYMAMMDLQERNERLFYKLLIDNVEELLPVVYTPTVGEACQKYGSIFRRPQGLYISLKEKGKILEVLKNWPESNIQVIVVTDGERILGLGDLGCQGMGIPVGKLSLYTALGGLRPSACLPVTIDVGTNNEKLLNDEFYIGLRQRRATGQEYAELLEEFMTAVKKNYGEKVLVQFEDFANHNAFELLEKYSPTHLVFNDDIQGTASVVLAGLLAALKLVGGALADHRFLFLGAGEAGTGIAELIALEISKQTKAPLEETRKKIWLVDSKGLIVSSRKESLQHFKKPWAHDHEPVKGLLDAVKAIKPTVLIGSSGVGKTFTKEVVEAMASINEKPLILALSNPTSQSECTAEEAYTWSKGRAIFASGSPFDPVEYNRKVFVPGQANNAYIFPGFGLGLIMSGAIRVHDDMLLAASEALAAQVKQENFDKGLIYPPFSNIRNISANIAAKVAAKAYELGLASRLPRPKDLVKYAESCMYSPVYRSYR; encoded by the exons ATGATTTCAAGACAGACTTTTCTG AGAGCAGTGGTTCTTGGTTGTGGAGGAGAAAGAAAGGTTTGGGCTTTATTAGAGAGAAGAACAATGATGAACGGAGTGGAGAAAACGAATGGAGAAGATCTTGCCACGGAGGAACAGCTTATCACTCCATGGACTGTCTCTGTTGCTAG TGGATATACTTTGTTGAGGGATCCACGCCACAACAAAGGGCTTGCCTTTACTGAGAATGAAAGGGATGCACATTACTTGCGTGGCCTTTTGCCTCCAGCACTCATGACCCAGGAACTCCAG GAGAAAAAATTGATGCACAACCTACGCCAGTATGAAGTTCCTCTTCAACGATACATGGCCATGATGGATCTCCAGGAGAGGAATGAAAGGTTGTTTTACAAGCTTTTGATCGATAATGTGGAGGAACTTTTGCCAGTTGTGTACACTCCTACAGTTGGCGAGGCTTGTCAGAAATATGGGAGCATTTTCAGACGCCCTCAGGGTCTTTACATCAGTTTGAAAGAGAA GGGCAAGATTCTTGAAGTGTTGAAGAATTGGCCGGAGAGTAATATCCAAGTTATTGTTGTTACTGATGGTGAGCGCATCTTGGGGCTTGGGGATCTTGGTTGCCAG GGAATGGGGATTCCAGTAGGAAAACTCTCTCTGTATACAGCACTAGGAGGATTACGTCCCTCTGCC TGCTTGCCTGTAACAATTGATGTTGGCACAAACAATGAGAAGTTATTGAATGATGAGTTCTACATTGGGCTTAGACAGAGGAGGGCAACTGGACAG GAATATGCAGAGCTTCTAGAAGAGTTCATGACTGCAGTTAAAAAGAACTACGGGGAAAAGGTCCTTGTACAG TTTGAAGATTTTGCAAATCACAATGCATTTGAGCTACTGGAAAAATACAGCCCGACTCATCTTGTCTTCAATGATGACATACAG GGCACTGCATCTGTGGTGTTGGCAGGGCTTCTTGCAGCTCTGAAATTGGTTGGTGGAGCCTTGGCGGACCATAGATTCTTATTCCTGGGTGCAGGAGAG GCTGGAACTGGTATAGCTGAGCTTATCGCTCTTGAGATATCAAAACAG ACTAAAGCTCCACTTGAAGAGACCCGCAAAAAGATTTGGCTTGTGGACTCAAAG GGACTGATTGTTAGCTCGCGTAAGGAGTCACTTCAACACTTCAAGAAACCTTGGGCTCATGACCATGAGCCTGTCAAAGGGCTCTTAGATGCTGTTAAG GCAATCAAGCCAACAGTTTTGATAGGATCATCTGGAGTTGGGAAAACATTTACAAAGGAGGTGGTTGAGGCCATGGCATCAATTAACGAG AAACCACTAATTCTTGCTCTCTCCAATCCTACCTCACAATCTGAATGTACGGCTGAAGAAGCTTATACATGGAGCAAG GGTCGAGCAATCTTTGCTAGCGGAAGCCCATTTGACCCTGTTGAATATAACAGAAAAGTTTTTGTACCTGGCCAG GCAAACAATGCTTATATATTCCCTGGATTTGGGTTGGGATTGATCATGTCTGGTGCAATTCGCGTGCACGATGACATGCTTTTGGCAGCCT CTGAAGCTTTGGCTGCACaagtaaaacaagaaaattttgacAAGGGGCTGATTTACCCACCATTTTCCAACATTCGAAATATATCAGCCAACATAGCAGCTAAGGTTGCTGCTAAAGCGTATGAACTCG GTCTGGCATCTCGTCTGCCTCGTCCTAAAGACCTTGTCAAGTATGCAGAGAGCTGCATGTACAGCCCAGTCTACCGCAGCTATCGTTAA
- the LOC133688020 gene encoding NADP-dependent malic enzyme isoform X2 has translation MMNGVEKTNGEDLATEEQLITPWTVSVASGYTLLRDPRHNKGLAFTENERDAHYLRGLLPPALMTQELQEKKLMHNLRQYEVPLQRYMAMMDLQERNERLFYKLLIDNVEELLPVVYTPTVGEACQKYGSIFRRPQGLYISLKEKGKILEVLKNWPESNIQVIVVTDGERILGLGDLGCQGMGIPVGKLSLYTALGGLRPSACLPVTIDVGTNNEKLLNDEFYIGLRQRRATGQEYAELLEEFMTAVKKNYGEKVLVQFEDFANHNAFELLEKYSPTHLVFNDDIQGTASVVLAGLLAALKLVGGALADHRFLFLGAGEAGTGIAELIALEISKQTKAPLEETRKKIWLVDSKGLIVSSRKESLQHFKKPWAHDHEPVKGLLDAVKAIKPTVLIGSSGVGKTFTKEVVEAMASINEKPLILALSNPTSQSECTAEEAYTWSKGRAIFASGSPFDPVEYNRKVFVPGQANNAYIFPGFGLGLIMSGAIRVHDDMLLAASEALAAQVKQENFDKGLIYPPFSNIRNISANIAAKVAAKAYELGLASRLPRPKDLVKYAESCMYSPVYRSYR, from the exons ATGATGAACGGAGTGGAGAAAACGAATGGAGAAGATCTTGCCACGGAGGAACAGCTTATCACTCCATGGACTGTCTCTGTTGCTAG TGGATATACTTTGTTGAGGGATCCACGCCACAACAAAGGGCTTGCCTTTACTGAGAATGAAAGGGATGCACATTACTTGCGTGGCCTTTTGCCTCCAGCACTCATGACCCAGGAACTCCAG GAGAAAAAATTGATGCACAACCTACGCCAGTATGAAGTTCCTCTTCAACGATACATGGCCATGATGGATCTCCAGGAGAGGAATGAAAGGTTGTTTTACAAGCTTTTGATCGATAATGTGGAGGAACTTTTGCCAGTTGTGTACACTCCTACAGTTGGCGAGGCTTGTCAGAAATATGGGAGCATTTTCAGACGCCCTCAGGGTCTTTACATCAGTTTGAAAGAGAA GGGCAAGATTCTTGAAGTGTTGAAGAATTGGCCGGAGAGTAATATCCAAGTTATTGTTGTTACTGATGGTGAGCGCATCTTGGGGCTTGGGGATCTTGGTTGCCAG GGAATGGGGATTCCAGTAGGAAAACTCTCTCTGTATACAGCACTAGGAGGATTACGTCCCTCTGCC TGCTTGCCTGTAACAATTGATGTTGGCACAAACAATGAGAAGTTATTGAATGATGAGTTCTACATTGGGCTTAGACAGAGGAGGGCAACTGGACAG GAATATGCAGAGCTTCTAGAAGAGTTCATGACTGCAGTTAAAAAGAACTACGGGGAAAAGGTCCTTGTACAG TTTGAAGATTTTGCAAATCACAATGCATTTGAGCTACTGGAAAAATACAGCCCGACTCATCTTGTCTTCAATGATGACATACAG GGCACTGCATCTGTGGTGTTGGCAGGGCTTCTTGCAGCTCTGAAATTGGTTGGTGGAGCCTTGGCGGACCATAGATTCTTATTCCTGGGTGCAGGAGAG GCTGGAACTGGTATAGCTGAGCTTATCGCTCTTGAGATATCAAAACAG ACTAAAGCTCCACTTGAAGAGACCCGCAAAAAGATTTGGCTTGTGGACTCAAAG GGACTGATTGTTAGCTCGCGTAAGGAGTCACTTCAACACTTCAAGAAACCTTGGGCTCATGACCATGAGCCTGTCAAAGGGCTCTTAGATGCTGTTAAG GCAATCAAGCCAACAGTTTTGATAGGATCATCTGGAGTTGGGAAAACATTTACAAAGGAGGTGGTTGAGGCCATGGCATCAATTAACGAG AAACCACTAATTCTTGCTCTCTCCAATCCTACCTCACAATCTGAATGTACGGCTGAAGAAGCTTATACATGGAGCAAG GGTCGAGCAATCTTTGCTAGCGGAAGCCCATTTGACCCTGTTGAATATAACAGAAAAGTTTTTGTACCTGGCCAG GCAAACAATGCTTATATATTCCCTGGATTTGGGTTGGGATTGATCATGTCTGGTGCAATTCGCGTGCACGATGACATGCTTTTGGCAGCCT CTGAAGCTTTGGCTGCACaagtaaaacaagaaaattttgacAAGGGGCTGATTTACCCACCATTTTCCAACATTCGAAATATATCAGCCAACATAGCAGCTAAGGTTGCTGCTAAAGCGTATGAACTCG GTCTGGCATCTCGTCTGCCTCGTCCTAAAGACCTTGTCAAGTATGCAGAGAGCTGCATGTACAGCCCAGTCTACCGCAGCTATCGTTAA